AATTTTTAGAGAAAAAAGGTGGTCTGTGGGGGCGTTTTATTTGTATTTTAGACCCGAAAAGGGCGTATAAAAAGTGTTCGCTCTCTGTTCCTGTCTCTAATTTCTATTATTGTTTGTGTTTCAAATCACTATTCGCCAAGGAAATAGAATGAATTTTAGCCGTCTTTCCTGTGCTGTTTTGCCCCTTTGCAGTGTTCTCGTCGCTTGTGGCGGTGCCCAGAAACCCGCCGTGGAACCCGCTCCCGCGGCCGATACGACTGCAGTGGCCGTGCCCGCGAAGCCCGACCTGGACAACCCTACGAACCGCTACAGCTATGCGCTGGGAATGGACCTGGGCAAGGCGATTGCGAATGTGAACGTGCCGCTGAATTTGGATGTGCTCATGGGCGCGATCCAGGACCAGGTGGATTCGGCGCGGCCGGTGCTGATGACCGATACGGTCGCGGAATCGGCGCTGCAGGATTTGCTGTTGCAGATGCAGAAGCAGAAGGAAGCCGACGAAAAGGTAGCGGCCCAGAAGGCCCTTGAAGAACAGACGAAGTTCTTCGCCGAAAACGCGAAGGATACGACGGTCAAGGTGACTCCGAAGGGCGTGCAGTACAAGGTCCTCAAGGAAGGTACGGGAATAGTTCCCAAGCAGGGTGACCGCGTGCAGGTGCACTACATCGGCTCGCTCCTGAACGGAACCGAATTTGACAATAGCGTGAAGCGCGGCGAACCGCTGGAATTCCCGGTGAACGCCGTGATCGAAGGCTGGCAGGACCTGCTCCAGGTGATGAAAGAAGGCATGAAGGTAAAGGCTTGGATCCCGAGCGCCCTGGCTTATGGCGAGGCGGGCGTCCCGCCGATGATTCCTGCGAATGCGATGCTCGTGTTCGAGGTGGAACTCTTGAAGGTGTATGCCGAGGTCCCTGCGATCGACAGTACGGCGATTGCGCCTGCTGCATCCGTTGCCCCTGCCGCGGAACAGACCGGTGCTGCGCCCGCCGCAACGGAAACGGTTCCCGCAAAGGCCGAAGCAAAGCCTGCAACCAAGAAGTAGTTTCAACTTATGTCATCCTCGACCGACTCTGAAAGAGGAGGGAGGGGATCCAGTGCCAAAATCCCCGCGAAAGCGGGGTTCTTTTTTTCTAATTTTAGGTGACACTTTCGACCTCCTCGGGTGTTTCACTGGTATGAACGGGAAAAATCTCTCTGAGCAATTGGCGTTTTCGAAACTGTACGAGGCTTATGCCCCGATGGTTTATCGCCGCTGCATGTTTCTGCTCAAGGACGAAGCCGAAGCGAAGGACATGGTACAGAACGTGTTTCTGCGCGTGTACGAGCGTGTAGAATCCATCGATCTTTCGCAACCGTCCAGCTTGCTGTGGAATACGGCGACCAGGCTTTGCCTGAACCGCATCCGTGACAAGCGCCGCCGCGGACTTGACGTGGACTCGAGCGAGCTTCTGCTCAACATCGCCTGCGCCGAAGACGATGGCCGCGAAGCTAGTGGAATTCTCGCGAGGATTTTTTCCAAGGAACAGGAATCGACCAGGACAATCGCCGTGCTCCATTATGTGGACGGCATGACCCTGGAAGAAACTGCGGAGACTGTAGGTCTTTCGGTAAGCGGCGTGCGCAAGCGTTTGCGTACCCTGCAGGCGAAAGTCAAGAATCTGGAGGTCGAAAGATGACGAATGTCAAACAAATTTCCGATTTCAAGTTGGAACGCTACCTTCTGGGGGAACTCCCCGAAGTCGAAATGGCTGCCCTGCGCAAGCGCGAGGCAGAAGACGAGCTCTTTGCGGCCCGTGTAAAGATGATGCGCGAGGAGGGCGAACACTTCCTTGCGGAAAATCCGTTCAGCGGATTGGAAAATAAGCTGGAAAAAGAGGAACGGGAGTTGATTTCGCCGAATCGGTCCTTCAGCGGGTGGTGGCTCCGGGTCGCTGCCGTGCTGGTTGTTGCGTTCGGCGTTTTCTCGTTGGTGGTGCTGAATCGCCAGACGGAAATCGTGAATGAATCTTCGGTGACTTCCGGAATGGATGTCGCGATGGCGGATGTCGATAACGGCACGCGCATCAAGGGAATGACCGCGGGTCTCGAAGTCTGGAAGAAAATGGGCGATAGCGCCGTGCAGATGGTGAACCTGGGCGAGGCTCGCGAAGGCGACGAAATCCAGCTGCGTTACCGCGTTCCGCAAAAGTGCTTCGGTATGCTTTTCAGCATGGACGGTAACGGTACCGTCACGATGCACATGGGCGAAGGCAACCGTGCGGTCGAACTGGAACCGGGCAAGATGACCACGCTCCCGTTCGCCTACAAGTTGGATAATGCACCCAAGTTCGAAAAGTTTTTCTTGCTCACGTCTGGGGAAATGTTTGAGTTTGACGGGAATGATATCGACAAGACCCTGAAAAGCAGTGGTGTCGAATCGGTTTCGTTTACGTTGCGCAAGGTGGAAAAGTAAGGGGGAGAACGATGAAAAAGTTTATAGGAAAAATTTTGAGTTGCGATTTTGGTGTGAGCAGCATCGCGTTTTGCACCTTCTTTCTGATGGCGGTCCTTGCTTCGGCGAGTTTTGTGCACGCATCGGGCGAGTCTTCGGGCTCGATTGCGATTGAACGCTACGTGTTTGCGGTGAGCGCGAATAACGGCGGTAAGGAACGCCCGCGTCTGCGTTATGCCGAAACGGATGCGCGCGCCTTTGCGGAAGTGCTTTCGCAGATGGGCGGCGTGCCGAAGCAGAATGTGTACCGTGTCACGGAGCCGAGTGTAGAGAGCCTCCAAAAGCAACTTGATGCGCTCGACAAGAAACTTGTCGCAGCGAAAACGGCAAAGTCTGCTAAAACCGGTAACGGTGCGGCTGAAGATTTCCGCGAAGAAGTGCTGGTGTATTATAGCGGTCACGCCGACGAAAAGGGGCTTCGCCTCGGCGAAGAAGTCTATACCTGGAAGGAATTCCGCAAGCGTATCGATGCGTTGAATGCCGACGTGAAAATCGCGGTGATTGATGCGTGCGGCTCGGGCGCCATCACGCGAGTGAAGGGCGGTGTCGCTGTCCCTGCGTTCATGGTCGACAAGAGTAGCGACATGAAAGGCTACGCCTTTATCACGAGCAGCACGCAAGATGAATCTAGCCAGGAAAGTGACAAGCTGAAGGGCTCCTTCTTTACACATTCGCTTGTAAGTGGCCTCCGCGGCGCCGGTGACATCAGTGGCGACGGCAAGGTGACCTTGTCCGAAGCCTATCAGTTCGCTTTCAACGAAACCCTGCAGAAAACCGAAGCGACGATGGGCGGCGCGCAGCATCCGAGTCGTGACATGAACCTCGCGGGAACGGGTGATGTGGTGATGACGGATTTGCGCAGCACGAGCGCCGGCCTGGAATTCGACGACGATATCGAAGGGCGCCTCTTTATCCGCGACGACAAGGGTGAATTGGTCGCCGAAGTGTACAAGAAGCAGGGCCGCGCGATGAGTCTCGGTTTCCCTGCGGGAAAGTACAGTGTACGTCTGGAACGCCCCGTCGAATACAAAGAAGCCTCGGTGACGCTCCAGGATAATTACCGTGCGCGTCTTTCCCAGAAACAGTTCGCAGCGGTCTCTGCCGAGCGTACGACGCTTCGCGGCGAAATCAAGAACGACAACCGCCCCGATTCCGTGGAATATTCGATTGACTCGCTGGACCACAACGGAAAATACCGCGTGACGTTCAACCTGGTCGATAAGGATCGTGAACCCCGCAAGGGTGTGCAGCTGGGCCTGTTCGTGACGCGTACTGACAGCTATATGCTGGGAACCCAGGTGAGCCTTTTTGCAAACATTGCCCGTAAGGAAATGCATGGTGTGCAGCTGTCGGCTGTGTACAACGGGTCTAAGGAACATTTTGAGGGCGCCCAGGCTTCAGCGGTTGTCAACTACGCAAAATCCTTTGACGGTGTACAGGTGGCGGCAACGGCGAACGTGACGAAGGACAAATCTTCGGGCCTCCAGATTTCACCCTCCCTCAACTATGCGGGCGATACTTTGTCTGGAATGCAGCTTGCTGCAGGCATTAATTGTGCCCGCAAGACCAAGGCTCAGGTTTCTGCAGCCATGAATGTTGCGAGCGAATCCAACGTGCAGGCGACTGCCGCGATGAACATTGCCGGTAAATCCGATGTGCAGGCCTCTGCTGCGATGAATATCGCCAAGAAATCCGACGTGCAGGCGACCGCCGCCATGAATATCGCGGATGAGTCCGACGTGCAGGTTTCGACCTTGAACATTGCGGGTAAACTCGACGAGGTTCAAGTGGGTATCCTGAACATTACGGGCAAGGCCTCGGGCCGCCAGGTTGGTCTCGTGAATATCTGCGGTGACTGCGAAAAGACTCCGGTAGGCCTGATCAATATTGTGGGTAACGGTGTATGGAGCGCAACCGCCTCGATGAACGAAATGGGTGCGTTCGGCCTGTCTTTCCGCATGGGGACGCCTTATCTATTCACCGCTCTTGAAGGCGCCCGCCTGATTGAAAAGGGATCGCATTTCAAGAAATTCAGCGATATCTATGAAACGGGTGTGGGCCTAGGGACTCAGTTTGGTAAATATGGAAGCCATTTTGAGCTTGAGTATATGTTCCTGACGGCGCAAACCCTCGATGTAGAG
The sequence above is drawn from the Fibrobacter sp. UWH4 genome and encodes:
- a CDS encoding FKBP-type peptidyl-prolyl cis-trans isomerase — protein: MNFSRLSCAVLPLCSVLVACGGAQKPAVEPAPAADTTAVAVPAKPDLDNPTNRYSYALGMDLGKAIANVNVPLNLDVLMGAIQDQVDSARPVLMTDTVAESALQDLLLQMQKQKEADEKVAAQKALEEQTKFFAENAKDTTVKVTPKGVQYKVLKEGTGIVPKQGDRVQVHYIGSLLNGTEFDNSVKRGEPLEFPVNAVIEGWQDLLQVMKEGMKVKAWIPSALAYGEAGVPPMIPANAMLVFEVELLKVYAEVPAIDSTAIAPAASVAPAAEQTGAAPAATETVPAKAEAKPATKK
- a CDS encoding RNA polymerase sigma factor, whose product is MNGKNLSEQLAFSKLYEAYAPMVYRRCMFLLKDEAEAKDMVQNVFLRVYERVESIDLSQPSSLLWNTATRLCLNRIRDKRRRGLDVDSSELLLNIACAEDDGREASGILARIFSKEQESTRTIAVLHYVDGMTLEETAETVGLSVSGVRKRLRTLQAKVKNLEVER
- a CDS encoding caspase family protein, encoding MKKFIGKILSCDFGVSSIAFCTFFLMAVLASASFVHASGESSGSIAIERYVFAVSANNGGKERPRLRYAETDARAFAEVLSQMGGVPKQNVYRVTEPSVESLQKQLDALDKKLVAAKTAKSAKTGNGAAEDFREEVLVYYSGHADEKGLRLGEEVYTWKEFRKRIDALNADVKIAVIDACGSGAITRVKGGVAVPAFMVDKSSDMKGYAFITSSTQDESSQESDKLKGSFFTHSLVSGLRGAGDISGDGKVTLSEAYQFAFNETLQKTEATMGGAQHPSRDMNLAGTGDVVMTDLRSTSAGLEFDDDIEGRLFIRDDKGELVAEVYKKQGRAMSLGFPAGKYSVRLERPVEYKEASVTLQDNYRARLSQKQFAAVSAERTTLRGEIKNDNRPDSVEYSIDSLDHNGKYRVTFNLVDKDREPRKGVQLGLFVTRTDSYMLGTQVSLFANIARKEMHGVQLSAVYNGSKEHFEGAQASAVVNYAKSFDGVQVAATANVTKDKSSGLQISPSLNYAGDTLSGMQLAAGINCARKTKAQVSAAMNVASESNVQATAAMNIAGKSDVQASAAMNIAKKSDVQATAAMNIADESDVQVSTLNIAGKLDEVQVGILNITGKASGRQVGLVNICGDCEKTPVGLINIVGNGVWSATASMNEMGAFGLSFRMGTPYLFTALEGARLIEKGSHFKKFSDIYETGVGLGTQFGKYGSHFELEYMFLTAQTLDVECDEDDEEVKVEFEDDDGPNFHHRLRLGYTTQVFPFLGLSVGGTLNWATIGYADKVWLKPRAEYHDDFGSEKHAGRWWAGFYAGITVGKF